The nucleotide sequence ACATGTTTATCAAAAACGCCAAAGAAACGGCGCAAAAAATTATCGGCGGCAATGAAAAACAAATGAAAAATATCGTGGAAAAATTAATGAAAGAGGAAACGATTGAAAGAGAGGCCTTTGAGAAAATCGTTGGACCCAAGCCGAAAAAATAACTTTTTTCTACAAAAACAAAAACGCTCCGGCGGATTTTTACCCCGCCGGAGCGTTTTAATGTATTCAAAATTTTCTGATAAACCCTTACTTAGAATTCCACAACTCATTAAAATAATCATTATAACTTTGCACGATATATTTATTTTGAGACACAAATATCACCGGCTCGTTCTCAGCCCAATTGGTAATCGCTATTTTATCTTTCAAAAGCCAGATGACGTTGGGATTCTTGGTCGGCGCCGACAAAAGATATTTAGTTTCCATCCAGGGCAGTTTAGTCAAAGCATGCCCTTTAAAACTCAAATCAATGATATTTTTCCACTTAAGCCCTTTAATTTTTTTGGCGTGTTCCACAATCTCGGCGAACATTTTGGGATAACGGTCCACGAAATAACCACGCGCGCCGATCCAGCTAATCCCACCTTGTTTGTCCGCCTCCAACCATAAATCCCGCAAGACCTCGGGTCCGCGAGCGATATAAGTGTCCTGCTCCCAAATTTCTTCAAAATATTTTTTAAAACCTTGATACACCTCGGGCTGCTCAAAATAAAATATCACCGGTTCAACACCGCTAAAAAGCAAACGGGTTTTGCCCCTGTACATAGTTATCTGCATTGGTATGGGCGGTGCGGAAATAAACGGTTTGATAAAACTTATTTTGCCTTCGGGATCGCCGCCCTTCACAAAAAATCTTTCCTTTATCTCTCTTAAATTTTCCTGATAAGACAACATTTTTACTATTACCCCTTTTTTAATGCGGTCGCGATGATATTGGTCAAAAAAATCTCCATACTTAGGGTCAGTGCCTAAAGCTGTCCCGAAAACATAATACTCCTCTCCGGGTTTTAGTTCGGTAAGCATGTCGTAAAAAACTTTTTTCAACGCCGGCATACCATTTTCCATTCTCACCGGCTGTTTCCAAAAATATTCAAAATATTTTTTAAATCCCTCTACTGCCTGCTTACTGCGGATGGAAAATGTCACCGGGTCAGTATCGGCCACGCTGATATTTAAAATATCGTGATAAAAAGAAAACCACATCGGGGTTTCGGCGCCAAAGGGTAAACTTTTCGCATTTTCCCCATAAGTCAAACCGCGCCGCTCGGCCATCTCAGAGCTGGAACTTCCTATCAGCGCCTTTAAATGCGCGCCCCGGGACATAATCTTTTTATTTAATTTAGCAAAGTATGGGTCCAGCACCGGACTGCTATTCTGCTCTGAAATTCCCAAAACATAATAAGTATCACCCGGCTGGATATTTTCTACTGCCCGCTGGCGCGTCAGAATAGTTCCTTCATTGCCTTCATAAACATTAATGTCGCGAGGGGTGGTAGTTTGTTTCTTTTTTAATTCTTCAATCACGCCAGCAGCAACATCCAATTTTCGCTCAATACTCTCTTTTAAATATTCGGGACTGTTGGCTTCAAATACTGCCACCTTACGACGCTCCACTTTAGATACCAAATCTTTTTTTACCAATTCTTCCAGCGCCGTGTACACCAAATTTCGATGCAAGCCGGTATGTTCAATGATTTTACCGGCCCGAGATTTGCCCAATTCAAAAAGCGCTAAATATACCGTGGTTTCATTTTTAGAAAAGCCCAATTTTTGTAAATTTTGTTCCAGCATATTATTAGTTTGTCATAATTTATATGACAATTTTATTATACCATTTTTAGCCAAAAATGTCAATATCTGACCGGGTTAGTCAAAATAAAAATGACTATATTTTAGCTTATTTTAGCCAAAAAACCCTTGACAAGTATATTAAAATATGATAAAATGGTGGGGCCAAGATAAAAACTTGGAAGAGGCCACACCAACAATCTTTGAAAACACAAGAAAGGAGATTGAAAATGAAGAATCTTTTGGTGTTCGTGGTATTATTCGCGGCAACAATGTTGTTCGCCACCGTGGTTACGGCGGCCGGAAACAACCAACCGGTAGCGAAGCTCGGCTATAATACGCAAGTGCTTATGCCCTTCGCCACCACGGATGGCCATTGGGAAGGAGGCGGGCTTGGCCTGGCAAATAGCTTTGCCCTGACTATCCCCTTCCCCGACGGCTGGGCCGTGGGCGTAGAGCCGGGGGTTCAGACCGGCTTGGCGGCATTTCTGCCCAACCCGCAACTGGCGGCATCAGCATCCTACCAATTTACCAACAAATTTTCTCTGGGAGCTGGCGGACTCTATCGTTACCTGCCCAAGTACACGGGTGGCGCACCGACCGATGGTCAGTTATTCGCTGCGGCTGTCACACCTATTTTCCCATTGGGGCCTGTGGTACTCGCCTTCCCAGTCGGACCGGCATACAACACCATCGCGAAAAAATGGGGCGGAGTATTCAGCGTTAAGCTGACTTTCCCGCTGGCCGCTTGGTAGCAACAAACCTCGCGCACGCCGAGCAATTAGCGTGCCGTTTGCCGAGAACGTCTCTCGGCTCATTCTTGTTGGATCCAAGAAGCATGCCCTGAACCCTTGTGGTTCAGGGATAACAAAAAACCATTGCGCCTTATCCGCCGATGGTTTTTTGTTTAAAAAATTTCACCTCCTTTCTTGTAAATCTCCCCGAAATTACTTATACTATATATAAGTAATTAATTATCAATAAAGGAGGAATTATGACTCAACTTTATAGGCCTATTATCAAACAGGCGGCGATTATCACCTGGCGTTTTAAATTTTTATGGATTTTTGGTTTTTTTGCCACCGCCCTAAGCGGCGCCGGAAACTACGAAATAATTATCCAGGCGCTCCAAACCATGCGCGGGGAAGGATTTTCTCTTATTGGGCTTAAACTGTTTTTCTCTAACCAAATTTTTGAAGGACTCACGTTTTCCAACATCGGACACTTTTTAGCCCAAAACCCGCTGGACGGCTTACTGATAATTTTAACCTTACTTTTGGCCCTGGTTATTGCCATTATTCTTATTTGGGTCATTGTTATCTCGGTGGCCGCCCTTATTTATAGCATCGGGAAGCTATACAAAAATGAACGGGTGAGTTTTGCCGAGGCCTTTGAAAACGGCGCGAAAAACTTTTGGCCGGTTTTGGGTATAAATTTTCTGGCAAAACTCGGCGTCGGCGTTTTTCTCTTTATAGTCAGCATCCCTCTTTTCTATCTGGCTTCTAATCCTTCCTGGTTAAACGTTCTTCTTTATCTTATTTTATTCATTATCATGGTTGCCGCTTCTGTCATTATTTCTTTCGTCAGCATTTTTGCCATCACCTACGTAGTTCTGAATAAAAATCGCTGGTGGGAATCTATAAAATACGGCTACGCCTTATTTAAAAAGAATTGGCTTATCAGCATAGAAACGGGAATCATCGTGCTTTTGATTAACTTTCTGTTCGGCCTGGCTTCTCTCGCAGTTATTTTAACTCTCAGCATACCCTTTGTTCTGCTTTTATCCCTTTTTGTGACCCTTTCTTCCTCTGTCGGTTATGTCATTGTGCTTGCGCTCGGGCTTATCGCCCTCCTTATTTTTATCATTCTGGCCAGCGCTTTCATATCTTCTTTCCAGTTTACCGTCTGGACTCTGCTCTGGTTGCGCATTCAAAAAAAGGCCCAGCCCAAAATTATGCGCTTAGCCGAAACTCTCTATAAAACATAACCTATGTCCTTCCTTAACCCGCGTTCTGATGATTTAAAAAAAATCAAAAAACACGCCCGCTCTTGGTCGGCCGAGGAAGCCCGGGAACAATTCACTGAAAAAATGCAGGAAATCAGAATTAAGGAAAAAGAAAAAACTACGGCTGAAGAAGCCGCTACTCGGGGATTGCCCTACATAAATCTCAAGGGAATTCCCATTAGTCCCGAAGTGCTTTCAAGTATTTCTAAA is from Patescibacteria group bacterium and encodes:
- a CDS encoding helix-turn-helix domain-containing protein, translated to MLEQNLQKLGFSKNETTVYLALFELGKSRAGKIIEHTGLHRNLVYTALEELVKKDLVSKVERRKVAVFEANSPEYLKESIERKLDVAAGVIEELKKKQTTTPRDINVYEGNEGTILTRQRAVENIQPGDTYYVLGISEQNSSPVLDPYFAKLNKKIMSRGAHLKALIGSSSSEMAERRGLTYGENAKSLPFGAETPMWFSFYHDILNISVADTDPVTFSIRSKQAVEGFKKYFEYFWKQPVRMENGMPALKKVFYDMLTELKPGEEYYVFGTALGTDPKYGDFFDQYHRDRIKKGVIVKMLSYQENLREIKERFFVKGGDPEGKISFIKPFISAPPIPMQITMYRGKTRLLFSGVEPVIFYFEQPEVYQGFKKYFEEIWEQDTYIARGPEVLRDLWLEADKQGGISWIGARGYFVDRYPKMFAEIVEHAKKIKGLKWKNIIDLSFKGHALTKLPWMETKYLLSAPTKNPNVIWLLKDKIAITNWAENEPVIFVSQNKYIVQSYNDYFNELWNSK